The Gammaproteobacteria bacterium nucleotide sequence AAAAATTTATACCATCACCAGCGGCATCATTAAAGGTCTAGTCGCGCATTTTCAATCTAACTACGGCATCAATGTGGGCTTTTTATTTTATCCCTTCCTGATAATGAATGGTTATGTTTTTGTAGCCTTGCTGATGTTAGGTATTCTTTTTCTGCTACCTGATGTTTGGCGCGCCTTCTCAAATACCAATTACTTAGTCTTGGCATTAACGATGTTAGCCTTACTGAACTTACTAGAAGGAATATTAATTATTACCGCACTTCGCTACTTAACCACATTTTCATTTTATTTTTTGGTTTTGGTTTATGTGTTTTGGGGTACGGTTGTGTATGCAATATGGACTTGGGGTAAAAAATTGAAAATGCCTAGGAATGATGCCAACGACTAGGTACTCACACAAAACTATCAATTTTTTCTTGGCAAATTAACTCGCCAAGCTTTTTTAATTCTTCAACTTGTTGATACAATTGCACTAACTCTTCATGAGTAATGAGATAATTAGGTTTATAACGTGCTTCTACATACGCTTTTTTAAGTAATTTAAATAGTCTTTTACTTTCTGTATTATCTAATTGAAAAATGTGTGTCAACCGATAATCAACTGAATTAGCTAACTTTCTTAAAATTGCTAAATCATGGGTATTAGGTTTATAACGAGTAAAAACTAACAGAATTCCTGAATATAAACGTTCTACTGCTTGATGCAATTCAAACGCAGCATCCGCATAATATTTTTTAAGCAATTTTATTTGAAAAGTTTCAAGCAGTCTACTTGCACTTGAAAACCAATAATCAAAATCTTCTCGTGCAAATTTTTTTCTTTCACTGGGCGACAACTCCTTGGCTTCCTTCAATTGAAACTGACCAGAATCATATAACAGAACCCCTTCTTTTTTTATATCAGTAAAAAAAAATTGCGCTTTACTTAAACGTCTATTGACAAAGTCAATATCATGCACAATAACAGATACCGGTGTTTTAATATCCTCATTTTTCTCAATTTTATCTTCTATATCACGCTCCAGCTTGGCTTGAGCCGACTCGCTGCGTGTGTTAACAATAACCAAAATATCAAAGTCACTTTGATAGCGATAGTGGTCTTCGTCGTACTTATCTTCTATCCATTTATCCCGCGCGTAACTACCAAACAAAACTATCATCTCCGGTATAAAAATTTCCCTGATAGTTCTCACTATATCCGCAAGTTCTTTTTGCTTATTAGAGGGCAAATAATTTACGTTGGTCTTCATTAAATACCTCTTAAGTTTAACTACCCAGTAAATTCTGAGCGTCAGCAAACAACTATTTTTTATTTTTCAAATACTCGATTTTTCAACTACAATTTCTTTTAATTCTCTTTTGTGCAACAATGACCATAGATCATCATAAAAAAATTTATCTATTGTAGAAATATACTTTGCAAGAAAATGGTCTTCAACCATATTTGGACGAATATCACAGTAATAAACGCCATCTAATGCATTTAATTTTACAGTATAGGCTTTAAAATGACCCGGAAGGAAAGTTGCATTTATTCCATATCTATTAGATTTGTTGGATTTTTTCCTTTGTACATCATTTAAAAAAATAGCGATATGGGGAAGCGCTGTACCAGTTAATTTACTATAGAGAAGTTTGTCCAAAAAGATTTTATCTAGGATCTTTGCTAGATGTTTTGACAGAACCTATTACCTTTAATTTCCCTTCTTTTCTCATTAACAAATCATGTTGATAACTAGTTGGAAACAAAACAACTCCATTATCATCTTTAACCTTAACCTGAAATGTTCCTGATACACAATCAACTTTTAAATAAGTTATTAGCAGACGTATTAACATCTCAAACAAATCACCATTCACTTTGCGTGCTTGATTAGATTTTCCAGATGGCAAAGCATCTAATGTCGCGCCAATTGATTGCAGAATTGTGTAAATAGTGCGTATTAAATGTATGCGAAAATCTTCATTTGCATTTTGTTCTTCTCGCAACTGGTGTAGTGCTTCTAAAGCTTTACTTGAATTTACAAGAAATTCTTCTGCTTTATACATTAAGTTAGAATTAATTGGCCTTGTTATATTATAATTTCCATCTTTCTTGTATTGATAAAAGCAATAGTGGTTTTCATTTTGCGAAATTATTTCTGCTTGAAAGCCATCTTTAATAAAACACAAATATTTGTAATAAAAATCAATATAATCATGAATAGATAGAAAATTTTTCTTATTTATTGCAAATTGTACCAATTCTTCCAATTTCATCGTATTGATTCCCTGCGTTCGGCAGTCTTGCGATCAAACTCTATCCACTCCTCTTTGGTTAGATTCCGACAATTTTTTATTCTCCTGATTGCCCATTTATTATAATCTTCATTAAGGTCACATCCCAGCCAATATCTATTGAGTTGTTCAGAAACAACTAATGTTGTACCAGAACCAGAAAATGGATCAATGACTAGGTCACCTTCATTTGAGGAAGATAAAACAAATTTTCTAATTAATTCTTCTGGCTTCTGAGTAGGATGCGGCGTTTTTTCTTCCATGCCATTGCAGGTTGTTGGTATATCTATTACATCTTTTGGCTTTGCTCCTTTGGGGTTAGGGGACCAAACATTTTGTTTTTTCGTAGCCCCTCCTTTTCCATACATACTGCTTTTTGCTTGAGGATGAGAGGGATATTTAAGAGTATGTGCGCTATAGGGGATTCTTACATCATCAATATTGAGTTTAAATTTTTTTGATTTACGCAAATGAATAATGCTTTCATGTGATCTTCCCCAATCATTACCCAGGTTGGCTTTATTTTTATAATGCCAAATAAGCCAACGACATCCCTCAAAATACTTTGATGCCGGATACTTTAAATCAGCTAATATTTCAGAAAATCCACAAATATATAATGATCCCGTAGATTTTAGCACTCTGGAAGCTTCTCTAATCCACTGGATAGACCAATTTAGATATTCATCTTGACTGTCGAAGCTATCCCAATCTGCTTTTTTAATATTATATGGTGGGTCTGCAAAAACTAAATCAACGCTTTCCGACCGTAAAGATGAGAGCCATTCTATGGAATCACCCAAATATAACTTACCCAAGTTATTTTCATACTGTAATTTAAAATTTCTATGATATAACTCGTTTAAGTCTTTATTTCTTAGCAGATGCTTATCCTGATGTTGAGCATTCCTTGAATTGATTATTTCCACTCTAGGTTGTGCCATTCAAATTCTCCCATGATTCATTTTTAAAGGAATTTCCTTTAAAAAGTTCCTAAACAGAAATCAACGCCGTTCCCCAAGTATAACCTGCGCCAAATCCAACCAATAAAACTAAGTCCCCCGCCGAAATTTTGTTAGATTTAACCGCTGAATCAAACGCCAATGGAATCGAAGCGGCTGAAGTATTACCATGCTGCTGCAAAGTGATGACAAAACGCTCATGAGGAATATTCATGCGCTCTGCAACCGCATGGATAATACGTATGTTCGCCTGATGCGGAATTACCCAAGCTATGTCGTGTTCTTGTAAATTGTTTTCCGCCAAAGTGTCTTTAATCAATGACACAAAATAATTCACTGAATTTTTATAGACTTCGCGGCCATTCATTAACATATGGCGATTGGCCGTTTCCAGCTCGGCATAACCCCGTCCTATGCCCCAAGGTACCTCCAAGTCTTGGCGACCTGCACCATCACAGCTGATGGTGCAGTGCAGTATCCCCTTGCCATCTTCTGCATCATCACGTTCTAATACCAATGCACCAAAACCATCACCAAATAGAACACAAGTGGTTCGATCGCGCCAATCAATGACTTTTGACAGCGCCTCACACCCCATCACCAAAGTACGGCGAATTTTTTTATCCGCCTGCATAAAACACCAGGCATTGTATAAGGCATACATAAAACCACCGCAAGCGGCTTGCAAGTCAAAAGCAATGCACTGCGTAATCCCCAATAATCCTTGCACAATCGCCGCAGTACTCGGCATGATTTGCCAAGGCGTGCTGGTGCTGATGACAATGGCATCTATGTCTTCAGGTGAAAGTTTGGCTTTCTCTATAGCCAATCGCGCAGCTTCCACCGTACAGTCCAAAAACGTCTCATCTTCACTCAAGATATGACGTTGCCTGATCCCCGTCATTTTTTGAATCCATTCATCCGAAGTATCGACTTGTTTAGCTAAATCAAAGTTAGTGACAATCCGCTTGGGAAGCACACTACTGCTGGATAGAATTTTTATAGTCATGAAGTTTCTCGAGCATAGAACACAGGCCACCCTAATCTTGGTGGCTAAATTTTTATATGCTATTCTAGACAATACGTAGTAATAATCTAGTAGTAAGTCGAAGTGCTACCTTATAAGGAAGTAACACCATGAATCACCCCCAAAAACCATCCAGTGACGATTCCGTCTGGCAAAAAAAAGTCGCCTCCACGCAAAAATCCATTGATGAAGCCATTGAAGAATCATTTCCAGCCAGCGATCCGCCCGCCTGGACGACCACCATCAGTCACGCCCATCCCCAAGAAAACTTAACCAAAACCACCCTAGCATGGCAAAGAACGACAACAGATTTCATCTATGAAACCTATAACCGCGATGCCACTTTAACTTTTAGTGGCGGTGAAACCCTCCTAGTTTCCAATCCTTCCCTTTATTATGGCGATTCCCGCTTTACCAATTCAGAAGAGTTATTCGTCGCCGCCCTGTCCTTTTGTTACATGCATACCCTTCTCGCCATTGCCAGCAAACAGCGCTACAAAATCAAAAGTTACACCGACAAAGCCATAGGAAAAATCGGCAATAATGCGCAAGGTGCTATGTGTGTCGTTGAAATCCAATTGCATCCAGAAATCTTATTTGAAGAACAACCCGATAATAACCAAATACAAAAATTGCAAGAAAGCGCTCATAAACATTGTTTTATCGCTAACTCTATTAGCTCAAAAATCAATATCCATATCACCGCACTTACAGCCTGATACTTTCTCGGCATTTAATAAGGAGAACATCTGACATGTCAAAAGATTCTTTTAATACCCGCCGTACCTTGAAAGTAAACGCCACGGAATATGAATACTTTAGCTTAGCCGCTGCGGAAGCCGAAGGCCTCCACGGTGCATCCAGATTACCTTTTACCTTAAAAATTTTACTGGAAAACTTACTGCGTTTTGAAGATGACGAAAGCGTCACCCGCCAGGATATCCATGCCATGGCACAATGGCTCAACGAAAAATATTCCGATCATGAAATCGCCTACCGTCCAACGCGAGTGTTAATGCAAGATTTTACCGGAGTCCCCGCTATTGTCGATCTAGCCGCCATGCGCGATGCGATCAAAAATCTAGGCGGGGACCCAGAACGTATTAATCCTTTATCCCCTGTCGATTTGGTCATCGATCATTCAATACAGGTGGATGCGTTTAACAGCAAAGACGCCATGAAAATAAATGCCGAATTGGAAATGCAACGTAATTTTGAACGTTACGAATTTCTACGCTGGGGACAAAAAGCTTTCAATAATTTCAACGTCGTGCCGCCAGATACCGGCATCTGCCATCAAGTCAATCTGGAATATTTGGCCAAAGGCATCTGGTCAACTCAAAACGCCAACGGCCGATTCCTCGCTTTCCCCGATACTTTAGTCGGCACCGACAGCCATACCACCATGATTAACGGCTTAGGAGTGCTAGGCTGGGGTGTAGGCGGCATTGAAGCAGAAGCTGCCATGCTGGGACAACCCATTTCCATGGTGATCCCGGAAGTCATCGGTGTTAAATTATCTGGCAAACTGCGCGAAGGTATAACCGCCACCGATCTCGTGCTTTATTTAACACAAATGCTGCGTAAACAAGGCGTTGTCGGCAAATTTGTAGAATATTTCGGCCCTGGATTGACTGACCTGCCTCTGGCAGATCGCGCTACGATAGGCAATATGGCGCCTGAATATGGCGCAACCTGCGGCTTTTTTCCCATCGATCGCATTACTATCAACTACATGCGACTCACCGGCCGTGATGAACAAACCCTGGCACTGGTTGAAGCCTATGCCAAAATACAGGGATTATGGCATGATGAAAATGTCCATGATCCTATGTTTACCGAAGTGCTGGAATTGGATTTGGGTAAAGTTATACCCAGTGTGGCCGGTCCAAAACGCCCGCAAGACCGTGTTGCCTTATCTGAAATCAATACAGCTTTCGATAAATTATTAGCAGACGCACAACTTACTTCAGAAAAACAAGATAAATTTTCAACAGGTGCAGGTTTCGATCTCGGCCACGGCGATGTCGTGATTGCCGCCATTACCAGTTGCACCAACACTTCCAACCCCAGCATTTTGATGGCAGCAGGTTTGCTAGCTAAAAAAGCGGTAGAACAGGGCTTAAAAACTAAACCTTGGGTCAAAACTTCACTGGCACCGGGTTCACGAGTCGTCACACGTTATCTAAATGAATCCGGCCTGCAAACCTGGCTGGATCAGCTAGGATTTTCGCTGGTTGCTTATGGTTGTACCACTTGCATTGGCAATTCGGGCCCATTACCAGAACCGGTAGCTGAAACCATCAATGAATTCGATTT carries:
- a CDS encoding HEPN domain-containing protein, which codes for MKTNVNYLPSNKQKELADIVRTIREIFIPEMIVLFGSYARDKWIEDKYDEDHYRYQSDFDILVIVNTRSESAQAKLERDIEDKIEKNEDIKTPVSVIVHDIDFVNRRLSKAQFFFTDIKKEGVLLYDSGQFQLKEAKELSPSERKKFAREDFDYWFSSASRLLETFQIKLLKKYYADAAFELHQAVERLYSGILLVFTRYKPNTHDLAILRKLANSVDYRLTHIFQLDNTESKRLFKLLKKAYVEARYKPNYLITHEELVQLYQQVEELKKLGELICQEKIDSFV
- a CDS encoding site-specific DNA-methyltransferase — translated: MAQPRVEIINSRNAQHQDKHLLRNKDLNELYHRNFKLQYENNLGKLYLGDSIEWLSSLRSESVDLVFADPPYNIKKADWDSFDSQDEYLNWSIQWIREASRVLKSTGSLYICGFSEILADLKYPASKYFEGCRWLIWHYKNKANLGNDWGRSHESIIHLRKSKKFKLNIDDVRIPYSAHTLKYPSHPQAKSSMYGKGGATKKQNVWSPNPKGAKPKDVIDIPTTCNGMEEKTPHPTQKPEELIRKFVLSSSNEGDLVIDPFSGSGTTLVVSEQLNRYWLGCDLNEDYNKWAIRRIKNCRNLTKEEWIEFDRKTAERRESIR
- a CDS encoding beta-ketoacyl-ACP synthase III; the protein is MTIKILSSSSVLPKRIVTNFDLAKQVDTSDEWIQKMTGIRQRHILSEDETFLDCTVEAARLAIEKAKLSPEDIDAIVISTSTPWQIMPSTAAIVQGLLGITQCIAFDLQAACGGFMYALYNAWCFMQADKKIRRTLVMGCEALSKVIDWRDRTTCVLFGDGFGALVLERDDAEDGKGILHCTISCDGAGRQDLEVPWGIGRGYAELETANRHMLMNGREVYKNSVNYFVSLIKDTLAENNLQEHDIAWVIPHQANIRIIHAVAERMNIPHERFVITLQQHGNTSAASIPLAFDSAVKSNKISAGDLVLLVGFGAGYTWGTALISV
- a CDS encoding OsmC family protein, encoding MNHPQKPSSDDSVWQKKVASTQKSIDEAIEESFPASDPPAWTTTISHAHPQENLTKTTLAWQRTTTDFIYETYNRDATLTFSGGETLLVSNPSLYYGDSRFTNSEELFVAALSFCYMHTLLAIASKQRYKIKSYTDKAIGKIGNNAQGAMCVVEIQLHPEILFEEQPDNNQIQKLQESAHKHCFIANSISSKINIHITALTA
- the acnA gene encoding aconitate hydratase AcnA, with the translated sequence MSKDSFNTRRTLKVNATEYEYFSLAAAEAEGLHGASRLPFTLKILLENLLRFEDDESVTRQDIHAMAQWLNEKYSDHEIAYRPTRVLMQDFTGVPAIVDLAAMRDAIKNLGGDPERINPLSPVDLVIDHSIQVDAFNSKDAMKINAELEMQRNFERYEFLRWGQKAFNNFNVVPPDTGICHQVNLEYLAKGIWSTQNANGRFLAFPDTLVGTDSHTTMINGLGVLGWGVGGIEAEAAMLGQPISMVIPEVIGVKLSGKLREGITATDLVLYLTQMLRKQGVVGKFVEYFGPGLTDLPLADRATIGNMAPEYGATCGFFPIDRITINYMRLTGRDEQTLALVEAYAKIQGLWHDENVHDPMFTEVLELDLGKVIPSVAGPKRPQDRVALSEINTAFDKLLADAQLTSEKQDKFSTGAGFDLGHGDVVIAAITSCTNTSNPSILMAAGLLAKKAVEQGLKTKPWVKTSLAPGSRVVTRYLNESGLQTWLDQLGFSLVAYGCTTCIGNSGPLPEPVAETINEFDLVVSAVLSGNRNFEGRIHPQVKANWLASPPLVVAFALAGTTRIDLTTEPLGHNPQGQPVFLKDIWPTSNEIANAVNVLNEKMFREQYADVFTGDNAWQAIKVSESQTFSWRNGSTYIQQPTFFSSMTRYPEAVQDIKGARLLALLGDSVTTDHISPAGSIKPDSPAGKYLLSNGVTVADFNSYGARRGNHEVMVRGTFANIRIRNEIIPGIEGGFTRHFGSGEILPIYDAAMRYQEEHTPLIVVAGAEYGTGSSRDWAAKGSKLLGVVAIIAESFERIHRSNLIGMGVLPLEFAHGTNRHTLGLTGAEVIDISGLSESLKPNMKVKAVIHYPSGETIETSLVCCLSTLNEVAYYKHGGILQYVMRAMLSH